In Chitinophaga nivalis, a single genomic region encodes these proteins:
- a CDS encoding NADH-quinone oxidoreductase subunit B codes for MARPVQYNTKVKMVEIPEGYSGEGFYATSFDKVIGLARRNSIWPLPFATSCCGIEFMATMAATYDLARFGAERMAFTPRQCDLLMVMGTISKKMGPIVRQVYLQMAEPRWVLAVGACASSGGIFDTYSVLQGIDQVIPVDVYVPGCPPRPEGIIDGFMKIQELVGQESLRRRNSDKYKELMESYGIK; via the coding sequence ATGGCTCGTCCCGTTCAATATAATACCAAGGTTAAGATGGTGGAAATCCCGGAAGGATACTCCGGAGAAGGATTTTATGCCACTTCTTTTGATAAGGTGATAGGTCTGGCGCGTAGAAACTCGATCTGGCCGTTACCGTTTGCTACTTCCTGCTGTGGTATTGAATTCATGGCAACGATGGCAGCTACCTATGACCTGGCGCGTTTCGGTGCTGAACGTATGGCGTTTACACCCCGTCAGTGCGACCTGCTCATGGTAATGGGGACTATTTCCAAAAAAATGGGCCCTATTGTACGCCAGGTATACCTGCAAATGGCAGAACCCCGCTGGGTACTGGCAGTAGGTGCCTGCGCTTCCAGTGGCGGTATATTTGATACCTATTCCGTATTACAGGGCATCGACCAGGTTATCCCGGTAGATGTGTATGTGCCGGGATGTCCTCCCAGACCGGAAGGCATTATCGACGGCTTCATGAAAATACAGGAACTGGTAGGCCAGGAAAGTCTCCGCCGCCGTAACTCCGACAAGTACAAAGAACTGATGGAGTCTTACGGTATCAAATAG
- a CDS encoding NADH-quinone oxidoreductase subunit A translates to MYTETEFLSATTTPFSYFPIVLQLIAAVGFVGITMLATHFLGPKRKTSDKLINFESGIEQKGNARQPVAIKYFLTAILFVLFDVEVIFFYPYAVNFKELGWEGFTAVLMFVGFFLCGFIYITKKGALKWED, encoded by the coding sequence ATGTATACAGAAACTGAATTTTTGTCAGCAACGACTACTCCTTTTAGCTATTTCCCTATTGTATTGCAATTAATTGCTGCTGTAGGTTTCGTTGGGATCACGATGTTAGCTACTCACTTTTTGGGTCCCAAACGTAAAACCAGCGATAAGCTGATTAACTTTGAGAGTGGAATTGAGCAAAAAGGAAATGCCCGCCAGCCAGTTGCCATTAAATACTTTTTAACTGCCATTCTTTTTGTATTGTTTGATGTAGAGGTGATTTTCTTCTACCCTTATGCTGTTAACTTCAAAGAACTGGGCTGGGAAGGTTTTACAGCAGTGTTGATGTTTGTTGGCTTCTTCCTGTGTGGTTTTATTTATATCACCAAGAAAGGCGCCCTGAAGTGGGAAGACTAA
- a CDS encoding NADH-quinone oxidoreductase subunit C — translation MSLTNERIQQRLTEKFGDVLTGFEEPFGLLTFTAQKDYNLKVMQFLFDDEELRFRFLTDVTAVHYPERKGEELAVVYHLHNFQDNVRMRLKVFAPVAAPQVFTATRLFESANWMERETYDFFGIDFVGHPNLKRILNVDEMEYFPMRKEFPLEDSMRIDKDDEMFGRGGNI, via the coding sequence ATGTCTTTAACAAACGAACGCATACAGCAACGCCTGACGGAAAAGTTTGGAGATGTGCTTACCGGCTTTGAAGAGCCGTTTGGGCTGCTTACCTTCACCGCGCAGAAAGATTATAACCTGAAAGTGATGCAATTCCTGTTTGATGATGAGGAATTGCGTTTTCGTTTTCTGACAGATGTGACTGCGGTGCATTATCCGGAGAGAAAAGGAGAAGAACTGGCAGTAGTCTATCATTTACACAATTTCCAGGATAATGTCCGGATGCGGTTGAAAGTATTTGCACCGGTAGCAGCACCGCAGGTGTTTACAGCTACCCGGCTGTTTGAATCTGCCAACTGGATGGAACGCGAGACCTATGACTTTTTTGGGATCGATTTCGTAGGACATCCCAACCTGAAACGTATCCTGAACGTGGATGAAATGGAATATTTCCCCATGCGTAAGGAATTCCCGCTGGAAGACTCCATGCGAATAGATAAAGACGACGAGATGTTTGGTCGGGGCGGAAACATTTAA
- a CDS encoding tetratricopeptide repeat protein, whose protein sequence is MNKRKSLIVALLCAASGSVMAQSVEDGLKDLYYGKYLSAKQNLEKVIAAKPTEDKAYYYLGIAQLGLEDNAGAAATFQKGLQAVPTSALLQAGMGRIDLLNGNAAAAKQKFENASTVTEGRDGDVARAIADANTEVKGGDRGYALTIMEKLLNNEGRKKKQVYTPVAADYIELGDAYRYLGGENGGKAITAYEKALELDANNAEAVMKEGLVNYNARLKAEAVADWTKATNMDAKYAPAFNELFLFYTTPKKDQLSWERAAEYLEKYMAVADPADRTKNEYLAASIAFFKKDYDGAISKGQAALGGANEFYKNKLSLLLGDSYLQKGDSLNAKKVMDEYAQAAGESKLDSNDYKLLSAIYLRLKSPDSTTQEQYISKALTYLEQYANSTVSKDPENFVQIAEQLKAAKKYGQAAEWYSKANDLKVANKEELQAIDHFNVGLNYYYAGLGVKPIDTAQLNKADAAFQKVIDVKPDLGTGYYWRGQTNFAKDQQAQTGIAKPFYDKYIEMSESNPEKNRGTLINAYTYELLYFYFKEDKANVKVYADKLAAIDPNNITVKQIVDNMAAREKAPAKTAKPAQNKK, encoded by the coding sequence ATGAACAAACGGAAAAGTTTAATCGTAGCATTGCTGTGCGCTGCCTCAGGTAGTGTGATGGCCCAATCTGTGGAGGATGGATTAAAAGACCTGTATTATGGGAAATATCTGTCTGCAAAGCAGAATTTAGAGAAAGTGATTGCCGCAAAGCCTACGGAGGACAAAGCCTATTATTACCTGGGTATAGCACAACTCGGACTGGAAGATAACGCAGGCGCTGCCGCCACTTTCCAGAAAGGGTTACAGGCTGTTCCTACTTCTGCTTTACTGCAGGCGGGAATGGGCCGTATTGATCTGCTAAATGGTAATGCTGCTGCTGCCAAACAGAAATTTGAAAATGCCAGCACAGTAACAGAAGGTCGTGACGGAGATGTTGCCCGCGCTATTGCGGATGCCAACACTGAAGTGAAAGGCGGTGACCGCGGCTATGCACTCACTATTATGGAGAAACTCCTGAATAATGAAGGCCGTAAGAAAAAACAAGTGTATACACCTGTAGCAGCTGACTATATTGAGTTGGGAGATGCTTACCGTTACCTCGGTGGTGAAAACGGTGGTAAAGCTATCACGGCTTATGAAAAAGCACTGGAGCTGGATGCCAACAACGCAGAAGCTGTCATGAAAGAAGGTTTGGTAAACTACAATGCCAGACTGAAAGCAGAAGCAGTAGCTGACTGGACCAAAGCTACCAACATGGACGCTAAATATGCGCCTGCATTCAATGAACTTTTCTTGTTCTACACTACACCTAAGAAAGATCAGCTTTCCTGGGAAAGAGCGGCAGAATATCTGGAAAAATATATGGCTGTAGCAGATCCTGCAGACAGAACCAAAAACGAATACCTGGCAGCTTCCATCGCTTTCTTCAAGAAAGATTATGATGGTGCTATCAGCAAAGGTCAGGCTGCATTGGGCGGTGCCAACGAATTCTACAAGAATAAGCTGAGCCTGCTGCTTGGTGACTCTTACCTGCAGAAAGGTGATTCCCTGAATGCGAAAAAAGTAATGGATGAATATGCACAGGCAGCTGGTGAGAGCAAACTGGACTCTAACGACTACAAACTGCTGAGTGCCATCTATCTGCGTTTAAAATCTCCTGATTCTACCACACAGGAACAATATATCAGCAAAGCGCTGACTTACCTGGAACAATACGCTAATTCCACTGTATCTAAAGATCCGGAAAACTTCGTTCAGATTGCAGAACAGCTGAAAGCAGCGAAAAAATATGGTCAGGCGGCTGAATGGTATTCCAAAGCCAATGATCTGAAAGTGGCCAATAAAGAAGAATTACAGGCGATCGATCACTTCAACGTAGGCTTGAACTACTACTACGCAGGTTTAGGTGTAAAACCAATCGATACCGCACAGCTGAATAAAGCAGATGCTGCTTTCCAGAAGGTAATTGATGTAAAACCAGACCTGGGTACAGGTTACTACTGGAGAGGACAGACCAACTTTGCCAAAGACCAGCAGGCACAGACAGGTATTGCTAAACCATTCTATGACAAGTACATAGAAATGTCTGAATCTAATCCTGAGAAAAACAGAGGTACCCTGATCAACGCGTACACCTACGAGTTGCTGTACTTCTACTTCAAGGAAGATAAAGCCAATGTAAAGGTTTATGCTGATAAACTGGCTGCTATCGATCCGAATAACATTACTGTTAAACAGATCGTAGATAACATGGCTGCCCGTGAGAAAGCGCCGGCTAAAACTGCAAAACCAGCGCAGAACAAAAAATAA
- the hisS gene encoding histidine--tRNA ligase, translating into MIKPSIPKGTRDFGPVVVRKRNYIFQTIRDTFEVFGFQPLETPSMENLSTLTGKYGEEGDKLIFKILDNGEIYERAQQAKDSRELASLISEKALRYDLTIPFARYVVMNQHELALPFKRYQMQPVWRGDRPAKGRYREFYQCDADVVGSNSLLNETELLLIYDTVFTKLGMHGYELRINNRKILAALAELVGKPEMMTDITISIDKLDKIGMEGVKGELQERGLTDADIAIIENFLQISGDNASVLQQLRELFANSATGQKGIEELDFILHAGYASYNTTPVLDLTLARGLNYYTGLIVEVKAPASVKMGSIGGGGRYDDLTGLFGLPGISGVGISFGVDRIYDVMEELQLFPDAAQQSTRVLFLNLGEACARKAFELMMQLRAKGIAAELFHENAKMDKQMKYANKRGIPYVAIMGESELQENVISVKNLVNGQQEKISAAALIDVDFQ; encoded by the coding sequence ATGATAAAGCCAAGTATTCCCAAAGGCACCCGTGATTTTGGCCCCGTGGTAGTAAGAAAACGTAACTATATTTTCCAGACCATCCGCGACACCTTTGAGGTATTCGGTTTCCAGCCACTGGAAACACCTTCTATGGAAAACCTCTCTACCCTCACCGGTAAATACGGCGAAGAAGGAGATAAACTGATCTTTAAAATACTGGACAACGGCGAAATATATGAACGCGCACAACAGGCGAAAGACAGCCGCGAGCTGGCTTCCCTGATCAGCGAAAAAGCCCTCCGCTATGACCTCACCATTCCGTTTGCCCGCTATGTGGTGATGAATCAGCACGAACTGGCACTGCCCTTCAAACGCTATCAGATGCAACCGGTATGGCGGGGCGATCGCCCGGCGAAAGGCCGCTACCGCGAATTCTACCAATGTGATGCCGATGTGGTAGGCAGCAACTCCCTGCTCAATGAAACGGAACTGCTCCTGATTTACGATACCGTATTTACCAAACTGGGAATGCATGGCTATGAACTGCGCATCAACAACCGGAAAATCCTGGCTGCCCTGGCAGAACTGGTGGGTAAACCGGAAATGATGACAGACATTACCATCTCCATCGATAAACTGGATAAAATCGGAATGGAAGGCGTAAAAGGAGAATTACAGGAAAGAGGATTAACGGATGCAGATATTGCCATCATCGAAAACTTCCTGCAAATCTCCGGCGACAACGCTTCTGTACTGCAACAGCTGCGGGAACTGTTTGCCAATTCTGCTACCGGACAAAAAGGAATCGAAGAATTGGACTTCATCCTGCACGCCGGTTATGCTTCTTACAACACCACGCCTGTACTGGACCTTACCCTGGCACGTGGCCTCAATTACTACACAGGTCTTATTGTGGAAGTAAAAGCACCAGCCAGTGTAAAAATGGGGAGCATCGGTGGTGGTGGCCGTTATGATGACCTCACCGGATTATTTGGCCTGCCGGGCATTTCCGGCGTAGGTATCTCCTTTGGAGTAGACCGTATCTACGATGTCATGGAAGAACTACAACTATTCCCCGATGCAGCCCAGCAATCTACCCGGGTACTGTTCCTGAACCTCGGCGAAGCCTGCGCCCGTAAAGCATTTGAACTCATGATGCAATTACGTGCCAAAGGTATTGCAGCAGAACTGTTCCACGAAAATGCCAAGATGGACAAACAGATGAAATATGCCAATAAAAGAGGCATTCCTTATGTGGCTATTATGGGAGAATCCGAATTACAGGAAAATGTGATCAGTGTTAAAAACCTGGTAAACGGCCAACAAGAGAAGATCAGCGCAGCTGCCCTGATTGATGTTGATTTTCAATAA
- a CDS encoding NADH-quinone oxidoreductase subunit D, whose product MLEQKQHIKLPEGSIEKDTTTLNLGPTHPATHGVFQNILEIDGERIVSAESTVGYIHRAFEKIAERRPYYQITPLTDRLNYCSAPINNMGWHLTVEKLLGVETPKRVDYMRVIIMELARIADHLICSAVMGVDTGALTGFVYLMTYRELIYEIYEEICGSRLTTNIGRVGGFERNFTPAAFQKIERFLAEFPAVLKEFETMLTRNRIFMERTQGVGGISAERAMSYGFTGPNLRAAGVDYDVRIASPYSSYQDFDFAVPVGTTGDSYDRYLVRNAEMWESISIVRQAMEKLKGLPGDIYHADVPAYYLPDKKDVYTKMEALIYHFKIVMGESEILPGEIYNAVEGANGELGFYLISDGGRSPYRLHFRRPCFIYYQAYPELVKGAMLSDAIVCMSSLNLIAGELDA is encoded by the coding sequence ATGTTAGAGCAGAAACAACATATAAAGCTGCCGGAAGGCTCTATAGAAAAAGATACTACCACGCTGAACCTGGGTCCTACGCACCCGGCAACACATGGTGTATTTCAGAATATTCTGGAAATAGACGGGGAACGCATTGTCAGCGCTGAATCTACTGTAGGGTATATTCACCGTGCATTTGAAAAAATCGCTGAACGTCGTCCTTACTACCAGATCACTCCCCTGACAGACCGTCTTAACTATTGCTCGGCCCCTATTAATAATATGGGCTGGCACCTGACTGTAGAAAAACTGCTGGGCGTGGAAACGCCTAAAAGAGTGGACTACATGCGGGTAATTATCATGGAGCTGGCGCGTATTGCAGATCACCTGATCTGTAGTGCCGTAATGGGTGTGGATACCGGTGCGTTGACAGGGTTCGTTTACCTGATGACCTACCGCGAACTGATATACGAAATTTACGAAGAAATATGCGGCTCCCGCCTGACGACCAATATCGGCCGTGTGGGTGGCTTTGAAAGAAATTTCACGCCTGCTGCGTTTCAGAAAATAGAACGTTTCCTGGCTGAATTTCCGGCTGTACTGAAAGAATTCGAAACCATGCTCACCCGTAACCGTATTTTTATGGAACGGACCCAGGGCGTTGGCGGTATTTCAGCGGAAAGAGCTATGAGTTACGGTTTTACCGGTCCTAACCTGCGGGCGGCCGGTGTGGACTATGATGTGCGTATTGCTTCCCCTTACAGTTCTTACCAGGACTTCGATTTCGCTGTACCTGTAGGTACTACCGGCGATAGCTACGACCGTTACCTGGTGCGTAATGCGGAAATGTGGGAAAGTATCAGCATCGTTCGTCAGGCCATGGAAAAACTGAAAGGTTTACCAGGAGATATCTACCATGCTGATGTACCGGCTTATTACCTGCCGGACAAAAAGGACGTATACACGAAGATGGAAGCATTGATCTATCACTTTAAAATTGTGATGGGTGAATCAGAAATATTACCTGGTGAAATATACAATGCCGTAGAAGGTGCGAATGGTGAGCTGGGATTCTATCTGATCAGTGATGGAGGCCGTAGCCCTTACAGGCTGCATTTCCGCCGTCCCTGCTTCATTTATTACCAGGCTTATCCTGAACTGGTAAAAGGAGCCATGCTGAGCGATGCGATCGTTTGTATGAGTAGTCTGAACCTGATTGCAGGAGAGCTGGATGCCTAG
- a CDS encoding protein-disulfide reductase DsbD N-terminal domain-containing protein, whose product MKKLLTALALFVLPFLASAQIENPVKWNFTSKKVNATTYELHLTATIDAGWHLYAQEAGEGPVPTTFKFTKNPLTALAGKVTEVGKIHKSFDKNFNSELKYYENTVDFVQKVTVKGKAATKVKGSVEFMVCDDHQCLPPKEIEFAVSVGGK is encoded by the coding sequence ATGAAAAAATTACTAACAGCACTGGCTTTATTTGTCTTGCCTTTCCTGGCAAGTGCGCAGATTGAGAATCCGGTAAAATGGAACTTTACTTCCAAGAAAGTGAATGCCACTACCTATGAGCTGCACCTCACCGCAACGATCGATGCCGGCTGGCATCTGTATGCGCAGGAAGCAGGAGAAGGTCCGGTACCCACCACTTTCAAATTCACTAAAAATCCACTGACTGCCCTCGCAGGTAAAGTGACAGAAGTGGGTAAAATCCATAAATCTTTCGACAAGAACTTCAATTCTGAACTGAAATACTACGAAAACACCGTGGACTTCGTACAGAAAGTAACTGTGAAAGGTAAAGCTGCTACCAAAGTAAAAGGTTCCGTAGAGTTCATGGTATGTGATGATCATCAGTGCTTACCTCCGAAAGAGATTGAATTTGCCGTGAGTGTAGGAGGAAAATAA
- a CDS encoding protein-disulfide reductase DsbD family protein yields MKHLLTFFIPVFAFFALGAKAQEQAPKPVKWQFSAEKKNDQEYVLHLKGNIANGWLLFSTTMGNDDPNTRVVLDSASNATITGITEEGKLENRKEPLFDNLDIKYFQQEVTLQTVVKLKGTPAKITGTITYMALKGEDAVPEEEKFEIPLDNSTTTAATADNGATADPVKKDVAEDDASDKSLWWIFLASFGGGFIALITPCVFSMIPITVSFFTKRSATRAQGIKNAFTYSLSIIIIYTLLGFLITKIFGASALNSLSSNGIANMIFFVIFVLFGFSFLGAFEISLPSSWASVSDSKAGMSSMLGIFFMALTLAIVSFSCTGPILGNLLVLAAKGGNSGPLVGMFGFSLALAIPFSLFALFPSLLNKIGKSGGWLNAVKVTLGFLELALALKFFSNVDMAYHWNLLDREIFLALWIAIFGLMGLYLIGKLKFSHDSDVPFLSVTRLCFAIVTFTFVVYMIPGMWGAPLKGISGFLPHEGSQDFNLNKSIVDIQAALESGAGSGTGGSHANSVKPKKLVDILHSEIPGVENVFFDYEEALAAAKAAGKPLMLDFTGHTCVNCRKFEKSVLSNPAVMKILRNDFIVASLYTDEKTSLPEGEQYVSKFDGTKIKNIGQKNLDLEATHFNRNSQPYYIPVDLEGKALVNKGYGYDPKEDAAAFIAYLESAKAEFAKRK; encoded by the coding sequence ATGAAGCATTTGCTGACTTTTTTTATACCTGTTTTTGCTTTCTTCGCCCTCGGGGCAAAGGCGCAGGAACAAGCACCCAAACCCGTGAAATGGCAGTTTTCTGCAGAAAAGAAAAATGACCAGGAATATGTACTGCACCTGAAAGGGAATATTGCCAACGGCTGGTTACTCTTTTCTACTACCATGGGTAACGATGATCCCAATACCCGGGTAGTGCTGGACAGCGCTTCCAACGCTACCATCACCGGTATCACCGAAGAAGGAAAACTGGAAAACCGTAAAGAACCTTTGTTCGATAACCTGGACATCAAATATTTTCAACAGGAAGTAACCTTACAGACAGTAGTAAAACTGAAAGGCACACCTGCTAAAATCACTGGTACCATCACCTATATGGCCCTCAAGGGAGAAGATGCCGTACCGGAAGAAGAAAAATTTGAGATCCCATTGGATAACAGTACCACTACCGCTGCTACGGCAGATAATGGGGCTACTGCTGATCCGGTGAAAAAAGATGTGGCAGAAGATGATGCTTCGGATAAATCTTTGTGGTGGATCTTCCTGGCCAGCTTTGGCGGTGGATTTATTGCCCTGATTACACCTTGTGTGTTCTCGATGATTCCCATTACCGTGAGCTTCTTTACCAAACGTAGCGCCACCCGGGCACAGGGAATTAAGAATGCCTTTACCTATTCTTTGTCTATCATCATCATTTATACATTACTGGGCTTCCTGATCACCAAAATCTTTGGTGCCAGTGCGCTCAATTCCTTATCCAGTAACGGTATCGCCAATATGATATTCTTTGTAATATTCGTATTGTTCGGTTTTTCGTTCCTGGGAGCCTTTGAAATCAGCCTGCCTAGTTCCTGGGCCAGCGTATCTGATTCCAAAGCAGGTATGAGCAGTATGCTGGGTATTTTCTTTATGGCATTGACCCTGGCTATTGTTTCTTTCTCCTGCACAGGACCTATCTTAGGTAACCTGCTGGTACTGGCGGCTAAAGGAGGAAACTCCGGGCCATTGGTAGGGATGTTCGGGTTCTCCCTGGCATTGGCGATTCCTTTTTCGCTTTTTGCCTTGTTCCCCAGCTTGTTGAATAAAATCGGTAAATCCGGTGGCTGGCTGAATGCCGTGAAGGTAACCCTCGGGTTCCTGGAACTGGCACTGGCGCTGAAATTCTTCTCCAATGTGGATATGGCGTATCACTGGAATTTGCTGGACCGCGAAATCTTCCTGGCCCTGTGGATCGCTATCTTTGGCCTGATGGGATTGTATCTGATCGGTAAGCTGAAATTCAGCCACGACAGTGATGTACCTTTCCTCTCTGTAACCCGCCTCTGTTTTGCCATTGTCACTTTCACCTTCGTGGTATATATGATACCAGGTATGTGGGGAGCGCCACTGAAAGGTATCAGCGGTTTCCTGCCACACGAAGGTTCTCAGGACTTTAACCTGAATAAATCCATCGTGGATATTCAGGCTGCCCTCGAAAGTGGTGCTGGTAGCGGAACCGGAGGAAGTCATGCCAACAGTGTTAAACCAAAGAAACTGGTAGACATCCTGCATTCTGAAATACCAGGTGTGGAAAATGTGTTTTTTGATTATGAAGAAGCCCTGGCTGCTGCCAAAGCCGCTGGTAAGCCACTTATGCTCGATTTCACCGGACATACCTGCGTAAACTGCCGTAAATTTGAAAAGTCGGTGTTATCCAATCCGGCGGTAATGAAGATATTACGCAATGACTTCATCGTAGCCTCACTATACACAGATGAGAAAACATCCCTGCCGGAAGGAGAACAATATGTTTCCAAGTTCGATGGTACCAAAATTAAAAACATCGGCCAGAAGAACCTGGACCTGGAAGCGACTCACTTTAACCGGAACTCACAGCCGTACTATATTCCGGTAGATCTGGAAGGAAAGGCGCTGGTGAACAAAGGTTATGGTTATGATCCGAAGGAAGATGCAGCTGCATTTATTGCCTATCTGGAAAGTGCCAAAGCGGAATTCGCCAAAAGAAAATAA
- a CDS encoding PstS family phosphate ABC transporter substrate-binding protein has translation MNAVYLAAVTVLMAACGPDNAKKKLDTATEGTIHISVDETYKPLIDSEIKVFESLYPKAHIIPSYKPEADCFKDLLNDSARMVIVTRDFNQQERDYFKQIKIVPNSLMLAWDALALVVNHANPDSVLNMDQVRGIMNGTNTDRKWQLVFDNANSSTVRYIMDSINRGKPLPANTMAAKTNPEVVDYVSKNKDAIGVIGVSWISDPNDSLSMAFTNKVSVVKLRADGGSDFVKPYQAYIGIGSYPLKRGFYYGLKEPYHGLGTGFATFLGSYEGQLVIKQFRLFPARLNVVFREANLK, from the coding sequence ATGAATGCTGTATATTTAGCAGCAGTTACTGTACTGATGGCGGCTTGCGGCCCCGATAATGCGAAAAAGAAATTGGATACAGCTACAGAGGGCACCATTCACATCAGTGTGGATGAAACATATAAGCCGCTGATAGATTCAGAAATAAAGGTTTTTGAATCGTTGTATCCGAAAGCACATATCATTCCCTCCTATAAACCGGAGGCTGATTGTTTTAAAGATCTTTTAAATGATAGTGCCCGCATGGTGATCGTTACACGCGATTTCAACCAGCAGGAGCGTGATTACTTCAAGCAGATTAAAATTGTACCCAACAGTCTGATGCTGGCCTGGGATGCATTGGCGCTGGTGGTAAATCATGCCAACCCGGATTCTGTATTAAATATGGACCAGGTACGCGGCATTATGAACGGAACAAATACAGACAGAAAATGGCAACTCGTGTTTGATAATGCCAACTCAAGCACAGTGCGTTATATAATGGATTCCATCAATCGTGGTAAGCCGTTACCTGCCAACACAATGGCGGCTAAAACCAATCCGGAAGTAGTAGACTATGTATCAAAAAACAAGGACGCTATTGGTGTGATCGGTGTTAGTTGGATCTCTGATCCTAACGACTCCCTGTCGATGGCCTTTACCAATAAAGTATCTGTAGTAAAGCTGCGGGCAGATGGTGGTTCTGATTTTGTCAAACCTTATCAGGCTTATATTGGTATTGGATCCTATCCATTAAAGAGAGGCTTCTATTATGGCTTGAAAGAACCTTACCATGGCTTAGGCACAGGATTTGCAACTTTCCTGGGCAGTTATGAAGGTCAACTTGTGATTAAGCAGTTCCGGTTATTTCCGGCGAGGTTAAATGTGGTATTCAGGGAAGCCAATCTTAAATAA
- a CDS encoding NADH-quinone oxidoreductase subunit NuoE family protein gives MAVVQFSEEKLNKVKEIIARYPEGKQKSALIPVLHLAQESFDGWLSAETMDYVASLLQLKPIEVYEVATFYSMFNLKPVGAYLFEVCHTGPCMVSGSDQIIDYIKSKLGIGVGETTADGLFTLKTVECLGACGYAPMMQLGKHYREHLTPAKVDEIIAECRANANAN, from the coding sequence ATGGCTGTAGTTCAATTTTCTGAAGAGAAACTGAATAAAGTAAAAGAAATCATTGCACGCTACCCGGAAGGCAAGCAGAAAAGTGCATTGATACCTGTGCTGCACCTGGCTCAGGAATCATTTGACGGATGGTTGAGTGCAGAGACGATGGACTATGTTGCATCACTTTTGCAACTGAAACCCATTGAAGTATACGAAGTAGCCACTTTCTATAGCATGTTTAACCTGAAACCGGTAGGTGCTTATCTCTTTGAGGTATGTCATACAGGTCCGTGCATGGTAAGCGGTTCTGATCAGATCATTGACTATATAAAAAGCAAGTTGGGTATTGGCGTAGGCGAAACTACCGCGGATGGCCTTTTCACCCTTAAAACGGTGGAATGCCTCGGTGCCTGCGGATATGCACCCATGATGCAGTTAGGAAAACATTATCGCGAACACCTGACACCAGCAAAAGTAGATGAAATCATTGCTGAATGCCGGGCAAACGCAAACGCAAACTGA
- a CDS encoding low molecular weight protein-tyrosine-phosphatase, whose protein sequence is MKILMVCLGNICRSPLAEGIMRTLAEKKGLHWEIDSAGTGNWHVGDPPDHRAIKEARKQGVDISGLRGRQFQVTDFDTFDRIYVMDHSNYTNVLRLARNESDKAKVAYLLHQEQEVPDPWFDDALFTPVYKLIYDACDGITDKEQ, encoded by the coding sequence ATGAAGATACTGATGGTTTGCCTGGGTAACATATGCCGCTCGCCACTGGCGGAAGGCATCATGAGAACTTTGGCAGAAAAGAAAGGACTACACTGGGAAATTGACTCCGCCGGCACCGGCAACTGGCACGTAGGCGATCCGCCGGATCATCGTGCCATCAAAGAAGCACGCAAACAAGGCGTAGACATTTCCGGCCTGCGTGGCCGCCAGTTTCAGGTAACCGATTTCGATACCTTTGACCGGATCTACGTTATGGACCATAGCAACTACACCAATGTATTACGCCTGGCCCGTAACGAATCAGATAAAGCCAAAGTAGCCTATCTCCTCCATCAGGAACAGGAAGTACCCGATCCCTGGTTCGACGACGCCTTGTTTACACCGGTATATAAACTGATTTATGATGCCTGTGACGGCATCACTGATAAAGAACAATAA